The Prunus persica cultivar Lovell chromosome G7, Prunus_persica_NCBIv2, whole genome shotgun sequence genome has a segment encoding these proteins:
- the LOC18771338 gene encoding uncharacterized protein LOC18771338: protein MASPKQTDAGTGDSKFPAANVDLELNPGKNKNFEEDSGPSLVATSKEIKEQIEAEDKKKKDQEKKDAIQTLKKSVIVSAVIVALAGAIFAITKKLREK from the exons ATGGCAAGCCCAAAGCAAACTGATGCAGGCACCGGAGATTCGAAATTTCCTGCTGCTAATGTGGATTTAGAATTGAATCCAGGCAAGAACAAGAATTTTGAAGAAGACAGTGGGCCATCTCTAGTAGCTACCTCCAAGGAGATTAag GAACAAATAGAGGCTGaagataagaagaaaaaggaccAGGAGAAGAAAGATGCAATCCAGACTCTCAAGAAAAGCGTTATAGTCTCGGCGGTGATCGTGGCTCTGGCAGGGGCAATTTTTGCTATAACcaagaaattgagagagaaatga
- the LOC18770776 gene encoding ABC transporter B family member 29, chloroplastic isoform X1 yields the protein MSLISLNPPPSPPRSLYLKHKPLHPFPTLPKPKHSLKPSLHKSHNSTNVPSLLPATPKPQNDLPFSQTFHSLTSLKPYILSQHKPILLGWLCSLVSVYSLSKTVPKIGKFSTFIENLDPITLKNEGLAVGVLVLARLVAVYWQQAFLWDAALNSVYRVRAAVFEKVLERDLEFFEGYGGVLSGDIAYRITAEASDIADTVFALLNTTVPSALQLLAMAAQMLAISPLLSLISAVVIPCMALIIIRLGGKLRKISNKAHLSIAALSAYLNEVLPAILFVKANNAELCEYARFRKLAHDDLSAHLEKKKMKALIPQIVQIIYFGVLFMLCAGSLVFSSSSFDSGGMASFVTALIFLIEPIQGVGKAYNELKQGEPAIERLFELTRFKPMIKEKLDAVDLDQVTGEVKFCDVSFKYGDNMAYVLNGLNLHIKAGETVAVVGPSGGGKTTLVKLLLRLYDPLSGCILIDNHNIQSLKLTSLRRCVGLVSQDIVSDTLFSGTVAENIGYRDLLAKINMEMVEDAARTANADEFIRNLPDGYKTNIGPRGSSLSGGQKQRLAIARALYQNSSILILDEATSALDSRSELLVRQAVQRLMENHTVLVIAHRLETILMAKRVFRLDAGKLEEVTRSSLLGGQHMAWGSSFDCYGKQ from the exons ATGTCTCTGATTTCTCTGAACCCTCCTCCATCTCCACCGCGCTCCCTCTACCTCAAACACAAGCCCCTGCACCCCTTTCCCACTCTCCCAAAACCTAAACATTCTCTGAAACCCTCCCTCCACAAATCCCATAATTCCACCAACGTCCCCTCTCTCCTTCCCGccaccccaaaaccccaaaacgACCTCCCTTTTTCTCAGACTTTCCATTCTCTCACTTCTCTCAAACCCTACATTCTCTCCCAACACAAGCCAATCCTCTTAGGCTGGCTCTGCAGCCTCGTCTCTGTCTACTCTCTCTCCAAAACCGTACCCAAAATCGGCAAATTCTCCACCTTTATCGAAAATCTGGACCCCATCACATTGAAAAATGAGGGCTTGGCCGTGGGGGTATTGGTCCTCGCGAGGCTTGTTGCTGTGTATTGGCAGCAAGCGTTTCTCTGGGACGCGGCGTTGAACTCTGTGTATCGGGTTCGGGCTGCCGTGTTCGAGAAGGTTCTGGAGAGGGACTTAGAGTTCTTCGAAGGTTATGGCGGTGTTTTGAGCGGAGATATTGCTTATAGGATCACTGCTGAGGCCTCTGATATCGCTGACACTGTGTTTGCTCTTCTCAAT ACCACTGTCCCCAGTGCTTTGCAGCTGTTAGCTATGGCTGCTCAGATGTTGGCTATCAGCCCTTTGCTATCTTTGATTTCAGCTGTG GTGATTCCATGTATGGCTCTTATCATCATCAGACTTGGCGGTAAACTCCGTAAGATATCTAACAAGGCCCATCTTAGCATTGCTGCTCTCTCTGCTTATCTCAATGAG GTCCTCCCAGCAATTCTTTTTGTGAAAGCAAACAATGCAGAATTGTGTGAGTATGCTAGGTTTAGGAAGCTTGCTCACGATGACCTCTCTGCACatttggaaaagaagaaaatgaaggcgCTTATTCCTCAGATCGTACAGATTATATATTTTGGAGTGTTGTTTATGTTGTGTGCTGGTTCACTGGTGTTTTCTAGTAGTTCTTTCGACAGCGGTGGCATGGCTTCATTTGTAACAGCGTTGATTTTTCTGATTGAGCCAATTCAG GGTGTTGGAAAAGCATACAATGAGTTGAAGCAAGGAGAACCGGCTATTGAACGCTTGTTTGAACTTACTAGGTTCAAACCaatg ATAAAGGAGAAACTGGATGCTGTTGATTTAGACCAAGTTACAGGAGAGGTCAAATTTTGTGATGTATCATTTAAATATGGGGACAATATGGCTTATGTTTTGAATGGATTGAATCTGCATATTAAAGCTGGAGAGACAGTTGCTGTTGTCGGGCCCTCTGGAGGAGGAAAGACAACCCTTGTAAAACTACTTCTTCGGCTTTATGATCCTTTATCTG GTTGTATACTTATTGATAACCACAACATCCAGAGCTTGAAGTTAACAAGCTTGAGGAGATGTGTTGGCCTGGTTTCCCAGGATATAGTGAGTGAC ACACTATTTTCAGGAACAGTTGCTGAAAATATTGGGTACAGGGATCTGTTGGCAAAAATTAACATGGAAATGGTAGAGGATGCAGCACGAACTGCAAATGCAGATGAATTTATCAGAAATCTCCCAGATGGATACAAAACCAACATAGGACCAAGAGGCTCAAGTTTGAGTGGAGGTCAGAAGCAAAG ACTAGCCATTGCAAGGGCACTCTATCAGAATTCTTCTATATTGATTTTGGATGAAGCTACTTCTGCTTTAGATAGCAGGTCTGAGTTGTTAGTTAGACAAGCTGTCCAGCGCTTGATGGAAAATCACACG GTCCTGGTGATTGCCCATCGGTTGGAAACGATTCTGATGGCTAAACGAGTGTTTCGTTTAGATGCTGGAAAACTTGAAGAGGTAACCCGCTCGAGTCTTTTGGGAGGTCAGCATATGGCATGGGGCTCGTCATTTGATTGCTATGGCAAACAGTAG
- the LOC18770776 gene encoding ABC transporter B family member 29, chloroplastic isoform X2: MSLISLNPPPSPPRSLYLKHKPLHPFPTLPKPKHSLKPSLHKSHNSTNVPSLLPATPKPQNDLPFSQTFHSLTSLKPYILSQHKPILLGWLCSLVSVYSLSKTVPKIGKFSTFIENLDPITLKNEGLAVGVLVLARLVAVYWQQAFLWDAALNSVYRVRAAVFEKVLERDLEFFEGYGGVLSGDIAYRITAEASDIADTVFALLNTTVPSALQLLAMAAQMLAISPLLSLISAVVIPCMALIIIRLGGKLRKISNKAHLSIAALSAYLNEVLPAILFVKANNAELCEYARFRKLAHDDLSAHLEKKKMKALIPQIVQIIYFGVLFMLCAGSLVFSSSSFDSGGMASFVTALIFLIEPIQGVGKAYNELKQGEPAIERLFELTRFKPMIKEKLDAVDLDQVTGEVKFCDVSFKYGDNMAYVLNGLNLHIKAGETVAVVGPSGGGKTTLVKLLLRLYDPLSGCILIDNHNIQSLKLTSLRRCVGLVSQDITLFSGTVAENIGYRDLLAKINMEMVEDAARTANADEFIRNLPDGYKTNIGPRGSSLSGGQKQRLAIARALYQNSSILILDEATSALDSRSELLVRQAVQRLMENHTVLVIAHRLETILMAKRVFRLDAGKLEEVTRSSLLGGQHMAWGSSFDCYGKQ; encoded by the exons ATGTCTCTGATTTCTCTGAACCCTCCTCCATCTCCACCGCGCTCCCTCTACCTCAAACACAAGCCCCTGCACCCCTTTCCCACTCTCCCAAAACCTAAACATTCTCTGAAACCCTCCCTCCACAAATCCCATAATTCCACCAACGTCCCCTCTCTCCTTCCCGccaccccaaaaccccaaaacgACCTCCCTTTTTCTCAGACTTTCCATTCTCTCACTTCTCTCAAACCCTACATTCTCTCCCAACACAAGCCAATCCTCTTAGGCTGGCTCTGCAGCCTCGTCTCTGTCTACTCTCTCTCCAAAACCGTACCCAAAATCGGCAAATTCTCCACCTTTATCGAAAATCTGGACCCCATCACATTGAAAAATGAGGGCTTGGCCGTGGGGGTATTGGTCCTCGCGAGGCTTGTTGCTGTGTATTGGCAGCAAGCGTTTCTCTGGGACGCGGCGTTGAACTCTGTGTATCGGGTTCGGGCTGCCGTGTTCGAGAAGGTTCTGGAGAGGGACTTAGAGTTCTTCGAAGGTTATGGCGGTGTTTTGAGCGGAGATATTGCTTATAGGATCACTGCTGAGGCCTCTGATATCGCTGACACTGTGTTTGCTCTTCTCAAT ACCACTGTCCCCAGTGCTTTGCAGCTGTTAGCTATGGCTGCTCAGATGTTGGCTATCAGCCCTTTGCTATCTTTGATTTCAGCTGTG GTGATTCCATGTATGGCTCTTATCATCATCAGACTTGGCGGTAAACTCCGTAAGATATCTAACAAGGCCCATCTTAGCATTGCTGCTCTCTCTGCTTATCTCAATGAG GTCCTCCCAGCAATTCTTTTTGTGAAAGCAAACAATGCAGAATTGTGTGAGTATGCTAGGTTTAGGAAGCTTGCTCACGATGACCTCTCTGCACatttggaaaagaagaaaatgaaggcgCTTATTCCTCAGATCGTACAGATTATATATTTTGGAGTGTTGTTTATGTTGTGTGCTGGTTCACTGGTGTTTTCTAGTAGTTCTTTCGACAGCGGTGGCATGGCTTCATTTGTAACAGCGTTGATTTTTCTGATTGAGCCAATTCAG GGTGTTGGAAAAGCATACAATGAGTTGAAGCAAGGAGAACCGGCTATTGAACGCTTGTTTGAACTTACTAGGTTCAAACCaatg ATAAAGGAGAAACTGGATGCTGTTGATTTAGACCAAGTTACAGGAGAGGTCAAATTTTGTGATGTATCATTTAAATATGGGGACAATATGGCTTATGTTTTGAATGGATTGAATCTGCATATTAAAGCTGGAGAGACAGTTGCTGTTGTCGGGCCCTCTGGAGGAGGAAAGACAACCCTTGTAAAACTACTTCTTCGGCTTTATGATCCTTTATCTG GTTGTATACTTATTGATAACCACAACATCCAGAGCTTGAAGTTAACAAGCTTGAGGAGATGTGTTGGCCTGGTTTCCCAGGATATA ACACTATTTTCAGGAACAGTTGCTGAAAATATTGGGTACAGGGATCTGTTGGCAAAAATTAACATGGAAATGGTAGAGGATGCAGCACGAACTGCAAATGCAGATGAATTTATCAGAAATCTCCCAGATGGATACAAAACCAACATAGGACCAAGAGGCTCAAGTTTGAGTGGAGGTCAGAAGCAAAG ACTAGCCATTGCAAGGGCACTCTATCAGAATTCTTCTATATTGATTTTGGATGAAGCTACTTCTGCTTTAGATAGCAGGTCTGAGTTGTTAGTTAGACAAGCTGTCCAGCGCTTGATGGAAAATCACACG GTCCTGGTGATTGCCCATCGGTTGGAAACGATTCTGATGGCTAAACGAGTGTTTCGTTTAGATGCTGGAAAACTTGAAGAGGTAACCCGCTCGAGTCTTTTGGGAGGTCAGCATATGGCATGGGGCTCGTCATTTGATTGCTATGGCAAACAGTAG
- the LOC18770045 gene encoding putative F-box/FBD/LRR-repeat protein At4g03220, with protein sequence MEHKPKLMATVSRQGQGVHADCIMIDRLSNLPDPIAHHIFSFVDLKDIVRVGCASKRCRQFHLSTPTLSFNFNEFPDMKKSPCSKRLEVMNSLDRLLAHRQNDKLKRFHIHWVPHNRYVEDCSCDESFRIMTWVYDAVRCEVEELDLDICVHQETPLALSSFMFLCDSLRSLSVNMKCVLKAPPLNSSSNLKSLNLREVCIVDEEFFTWISCCCKCIKELRLHDIYGVQNITIESSSLESFVFRCPGLSAGCNLNISGEKLESLHIYWGNIFLDRKSSLNLFAPNLKSLIWSGSLFSHQNVGKLTCLEKAELSLKVKSGKEFDIIYEILCSMPEVKVLILHKEITKALLKEGPIPTLFCARIHYLQMHMEGLFDFLVPAMVCFFRGMPSLNTLYLKSDQITFHPEARSSGFDAEFWKSQNLAFIKKLRLVNIELSNGSNGIELARYILEHAQNLEKMAIVHSPEQSNAIGKLNESKKAPNAIVVFEEDQERGTRKHGPRAFWLFSRMLQRSLDSIWSLNFDDYGYP encoded by the exons ATGGAACACAAACCTAAGTTAATGGCCACTGTAAGTCGTCAAGGTCAAGGAGTGCATGCTGATTGTATAATGATAGATAGATTGAGTAATCTTCCAGACCCTATCGCCCACCACATTTTTTCCTTCGTTGATCTAAAAGACATCGTACGAGTGGGCTGTGCGTCCAAAAGATGCAGACAATTTCACCTGTCAACTCCAACTTtgagtttcaatttcaatgaaTTTCCCGACATGAAGAAATCCCCGTGTAGCAAGAGGTTAGAGGTGATGAATTCTTTGGATAGGTTGTTAGCTCATCGCCAGAACGATAAGTTAAAACGCTTCCACATCCATTGGGTTCCACATAACCGCTACGTGGAGGACTGCTCTTGTGATGAGAGCTTTCGGATCATGACGTGGGTCTACGATGCAGTAAGGTGCGAAGTTGAAGAGCTTGATCTTGACATCTGTGTACATCAAGAGACACCATTAGCATTATCGTCCTTCATGTTTCTTTGTGATTCTTTGAGGTCTTTATCAGTGAACATGAAGTGTGTTCTTAAAGCACCGCCCCTCAATTCGTCATCTAATCTAAAAAGCCTGAATTTGAGAGAAGTTTGTATAGTAGACGAGGAGTTTTTCACATGGATTTCATGTTGCTGCAAGTGCATAAAGGAATTGCGTCTTCATGATATTTATGGGGTACAAAATATCACCATCGAAAGCTCTTCTCTGGAATCATTTGTTTTTCGGTGTCCCGGTTTGAGTGCTGGCTGCAATCTCAACATCTCAGGAGAGAAACTTGAAAGCTTACATATCTATTGGGGAAATATTTTTCTTGACAGGAAATCGTCGTTAAATCTTTTCGCTCCAAATCTTAAATCTTTGATTTGGTCGGGGAGTTTGTTTTCTCACCAAAATGTGGGGAAATTAACGTGTTTAGAGAAGGCTGAGCTTTCTTTGAAGGTTAAGTCTGGAAAAGAGTTCGACATCATATATGAGATTCTCTGCAGCATGCCTGAGGTTAAAGTTCTTATTCTACACAAAGAGAtcaccaag GCTCTATTAAAGGAAGGTCCTATACCAACACTCTTTTGTGCTCGGATTCATTATTTACAAATGCACATGGAGGGCTTGTTTGATTTTCTGGTCCCTGCAATGGTCTGTTTTTTTCGAGGAATGCCAAGTTTGAATACTTTGTATCTAAAATCTGACCAAATCACCTTCCACCCTGAAGCTAGA TCATCCGGGTTTGACGCGGAATTCTGGAAATCGCAAAACCTTGCTTTTATTAAGAAACTGAGGCTGGTAAACATTGAGCTTTCCAATGGGTCTAATGGAATCGAGTTAGCAAGGTATATCCTCGAGCATGCTCAGAACTTGGAGAAAATGGCGATTGTGCATTCACCTGAGCAATCTAATGCTATAGGGAAGTTAAATGAAAGCAAGAAAGCTCCCAATGCCATAGTTGTCTTTGAAGAAGATCAAGAAAGAGGGACAAGAAAGCATGGGCCTCGCGCGTTTTGGTTGTTTTCCCGAATGCTGCAGAGATCTCTTGACTCGATTTGGTCTCTGAACTTTGATGACTATGGCTATCCTTAG